The proteins below are encoded in one region of Myxococcales bacterium:
- a CDS encoding HAMP domain-containing protein, with protein MLHHYTRLGLRAQIMIVLCVAFAGSFLLIGVAAGPLMEHVRSVDRMRAASANARVLAAMIDDGHDIQKQQSWRDILAALSHGSGLVAARIDAAGKTTFVWGSPERGQAVRAPLREGGEVRLWVKRPDNAVHQSAGRLLIPYVIVAGGFMLLLTFVALTYGIVRPVERLTRASQRLTMGGAYEAVPVQGVAEIAHLAAVYNNMAQQLRAEREALVDRVRRLEETTKKLKEAQRDLVRSEKLASVGRLAAGVAHEIGNPLAAILGFVQLIQAGRLSKEENKEFLDRIQRETERINKIIRGLLDFSRQGPSPKASESRSNLSEVIEHAVRLVTPQKDMSNVTIERRIVEGTPHVKGDADELTQVLLNLLLNAADAIDGEGSIQIELSALPNRNMVLLAVTDSGPGIDPKIAEKLFDPFVTTKDVGGGTGLGLAVCHNIVESLGGSISAGAAAHGGARFEMRLPAVDS; from the coding sequence ATGCTGCACCACTACACCCGTCTTGGCTTGCGCGCACAAATCATGATTGTGCTTTGCGTGGCATTTGCGGGCTCCTTTCTGCTCATCGGGGTAGCAGCAGGGCCTCTTATGGAGCATGTGCGATCAGTTGATCGCATGCGAGCTGCCTCCGCCAACGCACGCGTTCTTGCTGCGATGATTGACGATGGGCATGACATTCAAAAACAGCAGTCCTGGCGCGATATCTTAGCGGCGCTATCGCATGGCTCGGGTCTTGTTGCAGCCCGTATTGATGCTGCTGGCAAAACGACCTTTGTCTGGGGAAGCCCGGAGCGAGGACAGGCCGTTCGTGCTCCGCTAAGAGAAGGCGGCGAAGTTAGACTTTGGGTCAAACGTCCCGACAATGCCGTTCACCAGTCGGCTGGCCGTTTGCTCATTCCCTACGTGATTGTGGCTGGTGGTTTTATGCTGCTGCTTACCTTTGTTGCATTAACCTATGGCATTGTACGGCCCGTCGAGCGCCTCACCCGCGCCTCGCAACGTTTGACCATGGGTGGTGCATATGAAGCGGTTCCCGTGCAAGGTGTTGCTGAGATTGCTCACTTAGCAGCAGTCTACAACAACATGGCGCAACAGCTTCGCGCTGAACGCGAAGCTTTGGTCGATCGTGTTCGTCGCTTAGAAGAAACCACAAAAAAGCTGAAAGAAGCGCAACGCGATTTAGTGCGCAGTGAAAAGCTTGCATCGGTAGGGCGTTTGGCTGCAGGCGTTGCCCATGAAATCGGCAACCCCTTAGCAGCGATTCTGGGTTTTGTTCAGTTGATTCAAGCGGGAAGGCTCAGCAAAGAAGAGAACAAAGAATTTCTTGACCGCATTCAACGTGAAACTGAGCGCATAAATAAAATCATACGTGGCTTGCTTGATTTTTCCCGTCAGGGGCCTTCTCCTAAAGCAAGTGAGTCACGCAGTAACTTATCCGAAGTGATCGAGCACGCCGTTCGCTTGGTGACGCCTCAAAAAGATATGAGCAATGTCACCATTGAAAGGCGTATCGTTGAAGGCACTCCGCATGTCAAAGGAGATGCAGACGAACTCACTCAAGTACTCCTTAACTTGCTGCTCAATGCCGCAGACGCCATCGACGGAGAAGGTAGTATCCAAATTGAGTTATCGGCGCTTCCCAACCGCAATATGGTACTTCTTGCAGTGACAGATTCTGGCCCAGGTATTGATCCAAAGATCGCTGAGAAACTTTTTGATCCCTTTGTAACCACCAAAGACGTTGGCGGAGGAACTGGACTGGGCCTCGCGGTTTGTCACAACATTGTTGAGAGTTTAGGTGGAAGTATAAGCGCCGGTGCAGCAGCTCACGGCGGAGCACGTTTTGAGATGCGATTGCCGGCTGTTGATAGCTAA
- a CDS encoding PilZ domain-containing protein has product MASIVLTASNRQVLRRAVNVPCQVVSDAQFELLGQRTLDLSIEGMQVETDKYVAPGEQLVVSFKSPVGNLWFDAEAEVVRTIHGYRRSDEGRAIAIRFKYFDRVSKHLLSTRLEGFAPPVPKRRLRPDYAASVQGIFYAKSQLHAMS; this is encoded by the coding sequence ATGGCTTCAATTGTGCTTACAGCTTCTAACCGGCAAGTTCTTCGTCGAGCAGTGAATGTGCCTTGTCAGGTCGTTTCCGACGCGCAGTTTGAATTGCTTGGCCAACGTACTTTGGATCTTTCCATCGAAGGGATGCAAGTGGAGACGGACAAGTATGTTGCTCCGGGAGAGCAGCTGGTCGTCTCGTTCAAATCACCTGTGGGCAATTTATGGTTTGATGCAGAAGCCGAAGTTGTGCGCACCATACACGGTTACCGTCGCAGTGACGAAGGTCGCGCCATTGCAATTCGCTTTAAGTACTTTGATCGCGTCTCAAAGCATCTTCTATCGACGCGTCTTGAGGGCTTTGCCCCACCGGTGCCCAAACGTCGCTTGAGGCCAGATTACGCAGCCAGTGTCCAGGGAATTTTCTACGCGAAGTCCCAGCTTCATGCGATGAGCTAA
- a CDS encoding response regulator produces the protein MVNSSEIIVLDSLSRDRDGMKQLFEKEGHLCTVVVDPMEARDLATRKFFSVAIVDLDFGGVGAGLELVRFLREHSPATSVLLLSSRRSFEAAVAAMRLGVIDVVMKTPEEIPRLRAEVLREVDKHGSLSADSTLLRSVQSVLEESMKIMLDMGRVLYKDASDSIMLRRPRVLLVDDRKEILEAARRGMDAKECDLHMEMNGGAALEKASDQPFEIVAVRAELQDLPGPTLLKSIQNYHAETIGLLYSEQNGGHLERYQGGHAIDVERPFTGTGYLVERLQSVINELRQLQQERRYIRAFRRHHEAFLRRYADLKMRIDSLDR, from the coding sequence ATGGTAAATTCTTCGGAAATTATAGTTCTTGATTCCCTAAGTCGCGATCGCGACGGAATGAAACAGCTTTTTGAAAAAGAAGGGCACTTGTGCACGGTTGTCGTCGATCCCATGGAGGCGCGCGATCTAGCCACTCGGAAGTTTTTCTCTGTTGCGATCGTGGATCTCGATTTTGGCGGTGTGGGTGCGGGCCTGGAACTCGTACGTTTTCTGCGAGAGCACAGCCCGGCAACCTCGGTACTTTTGCTCTCCTCACGACGCTCTTTTGAAGCTGCCGTGGCTGCCATGCGGCTTGGTGTCATCGACGTGGTCATGAAAACTCCCGAGGAGATTCCGCGTTTGCGTGCCGAAGTTCTGCGTGAGGTAGACAAGCACGGCTCACTTAGCGCGGACAGCACACTTTTACGTTCTGTACAGTCGGTACTGGAAGAATCCATGAAGATTATGCTTGATATGGGGCGGGTGCTTTACAAAGATGCTTCGGATTCAATTATGCTGCGACGACCACGTGTGTTGTTGGTCGATGATCGCAAAGAAATTCTTGAGGCTGCCCGACGCGGCATGGACGCCAAGGAATGCGATTTGCATATGGAGATGAATGGCGGCGCTGCGCTTGAAAAAGCATCGGATCAGCCCTTCGAGATTGTAGCGGTGCGCGCGGAGCTTCAAGACCTTCCCGGTCCCACCCTTTTAAAATCCATTCAAAACTATCACGCAGAAACGATTGGGTTACTCTATTCGGAGCAAAACGGTGGCCATTTAGAACGGTATCAGGGCGGGCATGCGATTGATGTTGAGCGGCCTTTTACTGGAACGGGCTACCTTGTCGAACGCTTGCAGTCTGTAATCAACGAGCTGCGACAGTTGCAGCAGGAAAGGCGCTACATCCGGGCCTTTCGGCGTCACCATGAAGCTTTTTTACGGCGCTACGCCGATCTTAAGATGCGCATCGACAGTTTAGATCGCTGA
- a CDS encoding Glu/Leu/Phe/Val dehydrogenase yields the protein MELLDEMQALTYGNLYVSVEATAKLKAIIAVHDTRLGPALGGCRFAAYPDQNSAIRDAMRLARGMTFKAALARLPHGGGKSVILLPDGEFDREQLFKAFGRMINRLSGQYYSAEDSGTTTADMLAIRSETPYVTGIDSQHGGSGDPSPFTALGVRRGIEACMRFINGSDSLEGIRVAIQGVGAVGYHLAKELHALGANLVVADTNKERCHKVVEEFGASMLGVDEITKTACDVFSPCALGGAINDLSVEQIKCKVVAGAANNQLATADQGNQLKRRGILYAPDYAINAGGLINVAQELKTYDEGIVRERTMKIYDTIWEILERAKKEDRSSDEIADRMAQARLEEVHS from the coding sequence ATGGAACTCTTAGATGAAATGCAGGCTTTAACTTATGGCAACCTTTATGTCAGTGTTGAAGCAACGGCGAAGTTAAAAGCAATTATTGCAGTGCACGACACGCGTCTCGGCCCAGCGCTTGGTGGATGTCGTTTTGCAGCGTATCCGGATCAGAACTCCGCCATACGCGACGCCATGCGCCTTGCACGCGGCATGACATTCAAAGCTGCCCTGGCTAGACTTCCCCATGGCGGAGGCAAAAGTGTGATTTTGTTGCCCGACGGCGAATTCGACCGGGAGCAATTGTTCAAAGCCTTTGGTCGCATGATCAACCGACTCTCAGGTCAATATTACAGCGCCGAAGACAGCGGGACCACGACAGCGGATATGCTCGCGATACGTAGCGAAACACCTTACGTCACTGGCATTGACTCCCAGCACGGTGGCTCAGGCGATCCCTCGCCGTTCACCGCTCTCGGCGTTCGGCGCGGAATCGAAGCATGCATGCGCTTTATCAACGGAAGCGACAGTTTAGAAGGCATCCGTGTCGCTATCCAAGGCGTTGGCGCAGTTGGCTACCACCTTGCCAAAGAACTTCACGCGTTGGGTGCAAACTTAGTAGTGGCAGATACCAACAAAGAACGTTGCCACAAAGTTGTCGAGGAGTTTGGCGCCTCGATGCTAGGCGTTGATGAAATTACGAAGACTGCCTGCGATGTCTTTAGCCCCTGTGCACTCGGCGGCGCCATCAACGATCTCAGCGTTGAGCAAATCAAATGCAAAGTGGTCGCTGGAGCGGCAAACAATCAGCTCGCTACCGCCGATCAAGGCAATCAGCTAAAACGACGGGGCATTCTTTATGCACCAGACTATGCAATAAATGCAGGTGGTTTGATTAACGTTGCGCAGGAGCTTAAAACGTACGATGAAGGCATTGTACGTGAGCGCACTATGAAAATTTACGATACAATTTGGGAAATTTTAGAGCGCGCTAAAAAAGAAGATCGTTCGTCCGATGAAATCGCAGACCGAATGGCTCAAGCACGATTGGAAGAAGTACACTCATGA
- the pyk gene encoding pyruvate kinase, with the protein MRHAKIVCTLGPASATPEMVEALIVAGMDCARLNFSHGDHETHRKTTKMVREAAAKLRKSVAILSDLTGPKIRVGRFKNDKIILEQDAEFTLTVRKILGNDKEVSVNYPDFAKDLREGMDVLLDDGLLRLRTLRIEGDDVICRVEVGGELSNNKGINIPGTPLSTPSLTAKDREDLDFAVGELKTDYLALSFVRTADDVKQAQHLAHGTPVIAKIEKPEAIDNLAAIADAADAVMIARGDLGVEVGSERVPVIQKKIIREVNKRNKIVITATQMLDSMIRNPRPTRAEAADVANAVIDGSDALMLSAETASGRYPLESVRMMDAIIREVESEVISETPDRVKPETQISDLGFPNAAAGAAALLSSALPIKAIVTFTRDGRTGNLLSSYRPRVPIIAITTEPSVANTLAVNWGVVPYVDIPPTELSEALRMATSLLVREKFCKKGDAFVLVLGWPPSAATNTVKLHQI; encoded by the coding sequence ATGAGACACGCAAAAATAGTTTGCACCCTTGGCCCTGCAAGTGCCACACCTGAAATGGTCGAGGCGCTTATTGTCGCTGGCATGGACTGCGCCCGCCTAAATTTCTCTCACGGGGATCATGAAACACACCGCAAAACCACGAAAATGGTTCGAGAGGCAGCCGCCAAACTGCGAAAATCCGTCGCTATCCTAAGCGACCTTACCGGCCCTAAAATCCGTGTCGGCCGATTTAAAAACGACAAGATCATCCTGGAACAAGACGCAGAATTCACCCTCACGGTTCGCAAAATACTTGGAAATGATAAAGAGGTTTCTGTCAACTACCCAGACTTCGCAAAAGATTTGCGCGAAGGCATGGACGTACTTTTGGACGATGGCCTTCTTCGTTTGCGTACCCTACGCATTGAGGGTGATGACGTAATTTGCAGAGTCGAAGTCGGCGGAGAGCTCTCGAATAACAAGGGGATCAATATCCCGGGCACGCCATTGAGCACACCTTCTCTTACCGCAAAAGATCGCGAAGATCTTGATTTCGCTGTCGGTGAACTCAAGACAGATTATTTAGCTTTGTCCTTCGTTCGAACAGCCGACGATGTGAAGCAAGCTCAGCATTTGGCACACGGCACGCCCGTGATTGCCAAAATTGAAAAGCCTGAGGCTATTGATAACCTCGCAGCCATTGCTGATGCAGCAGATGCAGTCATGATCGCACGCGGTGACCTCGGTGTAGAGGTGGGCTCTGAACGAGTCCCCGTCATTCAAAAGAAAATTATTCGCGAAGTTAATAAGCGCAACAAAATTGTCATTACAGCGACTCAAATGCTTGATTCGATGATTCGCAATCCACGTCCGACCCGTGCCGAAGCAGCAGATGTCGCCAATGCAGTTATTGACGGATCCGATGCGTTGATGCTCAGCGCAGAAACAGCCTCCGGCCGTTATCCTTTGGAGTCGGTACGCATGATGGACGCGATCATTCGCGAAGTAGAAAGCGAAGTGATTAGCGAAACACCTGATCGCGTCAAACCAGAAACACAAATCAGCGATCTCGGCTTTCCAAACGCCGCCGCCGGCGCTGCTGCTCTTTTATCGTCAGCACTTCCCATCAAGGCTATTGTGACTTTTACACGTGATGGGCGTACTGGAAATCTACTTTCCAGTTATAGGCCGCGCGTTCCAATCATCGCCATCACAACAGAGCCAAGCGTAGCCAACACTTTGGCCGTCAACTGGGGGGTCGTTCCTTACGTGGATATCCCGCCAACCGAACTTTCCGAAGCACTACGCATGGCAACATCACTTTTAGTGCGTGAAAAATTTTGCAAAAAAGGCGATGCATTCGTTCTCGTCCTAGGCTGGCCCCCCTCAGCCGCCACCAACACAGTCAAACTCCACCAGATATAG
- a CDS encoding group 1 truncated hemoglobin, producing the protein MSQQLPNFFEGIGGKAKLKSIISDFVQRLFSDPMIGFFFSSISKERLTRFEYEHAAQWLGGPVSYSGRPLTQAHASHRIMGGQFDRRKMILKKTLEQHNVPQNIIDAWLEHTESLRSEITKDNPGECR; encoded by the coding sequence GTGTCTCAGCAACTACCAAATTTTTTCGAGGGCATTGGCGGGAAAGCGAAGCTGAAAAGCATCATTTCTGACTTTGTACAAAGGCTTTTTTCCGATCCAATGATAGGGTTTTTTTTCTCCTCAATAAGCAAAGAACGTCTGACTCGTTTTGAGTATGAGCACGCAGCGCAATGGCTAGGGGGGCCCGTAAGTTATTCTGGCCGCCCACTAACTCAGGCCCATGCTTCGCACCGTATTATGGGCGGGCAGTTTGATCGTCGAAAAATGATTCTTAAAAAGACTCTCGAGCAGCATAATGTGCCTCAAAATATTATTGATGCATGGCTCGAGCACACCGAATCTCTAAGATCCGAAATTACCAAAGACAACCCAGGCGAGTGCCGATAG
- the cysK gene encoding cysteine synthase A yields the protein MKNNPVISDNVLELIGNTPMLRLKRICPENGAEICAKMELQNPAGSVKDRAALAMIQAAEKQGVLKKDSTIIEATSGNTGISLAMISAVRGYKCTVVMPEGMSAARRYLLKAYGADVVLTPAEEGMAGAVSKAEEIAKQKRHSFMPQQFKNPANPNAHYTGTAQEIWDATEGKIDVFIAGVGTGGTITGSARLFKEKNNAIKMIAVEPKASAVLSGAEPGSHAIQGIGAGFVPSILERDLVDEIVTVSDLDAERMVRRLSEDEGLLIGPSSGANVHAALQVAEKLKSNQRIVTILCDTGERYLC from the coding sequence ATGAAAAATAATCCTGTGATTAGCGATAATGTTCTTGAACTTATTGGCAACACACCGATGCTTCGTTTAAAGCGGATTTGTCCCGAAAACGGCGCGGAAATATGCGCGAAAATGGAACTGCAAAACCCAGCAGGCAGCGTTAAAGATCGTGCGGCTTTAGCCATGATTCAGGCAGCAGAGAAGCAAGGTGTTTTGAAAAAAGATTCGACAATTATTGAAGCTACCAGCGGAAATACTGGGATCAGTTTGGCTATGATTTCCGCAGTGCGTGGTTATAAATGTACGGTTGTTATGCCAGAGGGAATGAGTGCTGCGCGACGTTATTTGCTTAAAGCATATGGTGCGGATGTCGTGCTTACTCCTGCGGAAGAAGGCATGGCCGGAGCCGTGTCGAAAGCAGAAGAAATTGCCAAGCAAAAAAGGCACAGCTTTATGCCTCAGCAATTTAAAAATCCGGCCAATCCAAACGCACATTATACGGGCACTGCGCAGGAAATTTGGGATGCAACTGAGGGCAAAATCGATGTTTTCATTGCGGGGGTAGGGACCGGCGGGACCATCACGGGTAGCGCGCGTTTGTTCAAAGAAAAGAACAATGCCATAAAAATGATTGCGGTTGAGCCCAAGGCGAGTGCAGTCCTTTCTGGAGCTGAGCCGGGTTCGCACGCCATTCAAGGGATTGGTGCTGGCTTTGTGCCAAGTATTCTTGAGCGTGACCTTGTTGACGAGATAGTGACCGTAAGCGATCTCGATGCGGAACGTATGGTTCGTCGTCTTTCGGAAGATGAGGGCTTGCTGATTGGTCCTTCGTCTGGCGCAAACGTTCATGCAGCGCTGCAGGTTGCCGAGAAACTCAAAAGCAATCAACGTATCGTTACGATCCTTTGCGATACCGGCGAACGCTATTTGTGCTAG
- a CDS encoding PhoH family protein, which yields MDEKNATTSLELEDSGILLALCGPGSEHLRIVEKELGVGIGQRGLSLIFSGSDKESALARKVIQELIALIKAGSPLSEIEVLRITRALKNDPDASFGEAAREVVLQSPRKVIVPKSAAQQRYIHAIRKHVLVFGVGPAGTGKTYLAMAMAVRALLERRVKRIVLARPAVEAGEKLGFLPGDLAEKVNPYLRPLYDALHDMMDVDKAQGFIGRGIIEVAPLAFMRGRTLNDSFVILDEAQNTTVDQMKMFLTRLGYDSKAVVTGDVTQTDLPMGKESGLSDAVNLLSSVSDIAVCPFSETDVVRHPLVQKIIKAYDSRASQASSQGKNY from the coding sequence ATGGATGAAAAAAACGCGACCACTTCGCTTGAGCTTGAAGATTCCGGAATTTTGCTCGCCCTGTGTGGTCCTGGTTCCGAACATCTAAGAATTGTTGAAAAAGAACTCGGCGTTGGCATCGGACAACGGGGCCTTAGTCTGATTTTTTCAGGCTCAGACAAAGAGTCTGCCTTGGCCCGTAAAGTCATCCAGGAACTGATTGCTCTAATAAAAGCGGGCTCACCGCTTTCAGAAATCGAAGTGCTTCGAATAACACGTGCACTAAAGAATGATCCCGATGCAAGTTTTGGTGAGGCTGCGCGTGAGGTTGTTTTGCAGTCTCCGCGCAAAGTAATTGTTCCCAAAAGTGCTGCCCAACAGAGATATATTCATGCAATTCGCAAGCATGTATTGGTCTTTGGAGTTGGACCTGCAGGTACTGGTAAAACGTATTTAGCGATGGCGATGGCGGTACGGGCTCTTCTTGAGCGGCGCGTCAAACGCATAGTGCTTGCAAGACCGGCCGTTGAAGCAGGCGAAAAACTAGGTTTTCTTCCTGGCGATTTAGCAGAAAAAGTGAATCCTTATTTGCGTCCCTTATATGACGCTTTGCACGACATGATGGATGTCGATAAAGCACAGGGCTTTATTGGCCGCGGAATCATCGAGGTTGCTCCACTAGCGTTTATGCGCGGACGTACGCTCAACGATAGTTTTGTTATCCTCGATGAAGCACAAAATACGACTGTTGATCAGATGAAAATGTTTCTCACGCGTTTGGGCTACGATTCCAAGGCGGTAGTCACAGGAGATGTCACACAAACCGACCTGCCGATGGGCAAAGAGAGCGGACTGTCGGATGCAGTTAACCTGCTCTCTTCAGTCAGTGATATTGCGGTATGTCCTTTTTCTGAAACAGATGTCGTGAGGCATCCTTTGGTGCAAAAAATTATTAAGGCTTACGATAGTAGAGCGTCGCAAGCGTCGAGCCAGGGAAAAAACTATTAA
- a CDS encoding tetratricopeptide repeat protein, with the protein MDGKIKELVALGREHYRKADYERAENYLAQVYAERKDLPDVLNMLGVIFHESGRFTEAKEVFEKALESNPRYTEAALNLAITYNDLGNYDAAKEVYNQALRASSPAPDQADSFALGKIANLHAEVAHAYSDVGMIDQAIEQMQKAVLLRPTFVDLRMRLARFYRQIGNLDQARAELEKAISMQSSYLQARVALGVVLLAQGLDKEAASQWNTVLEYDSENKTAKAFLKLLERRSQMPPAC; encoded by the coding sequence ATGGACGGAAAAATAAAAGAACTGGTTGCTTTAGGCAGAGAACACTACCGCAAGGCGGACTACGAACGGGCGGAAAATTACCTTGCTCAAGTTTACGCCGAGCGCAAAGATCTGCCGGATGTATTGAATATGCTAGGCGTAATTTTTCACGAAAGCGGTCGATTCACTGAAGCCAAAGAAGTTTTCGAAAAAGCGCTAGAGTCAAATCCTCGTTATACCGAGGCAGCATTAAACCTTGCCATTACCTATAACGATTTGGGCAACTACGATGCTGCCAAAGAAGTTTACAATCAGGCGTTGCGTGCGAGCAGCCCTGCACCCGATCAAGCGGATTCCTTCGCACTTGGTAAAATTGCGAACTTGCATGCAGAGGTAGCGCATGCCTATTCCGACGTCGGCATGATCGATCAAGCAATCGAGCAGATGCAAAAAGCCGTTTTACTTAGGCCCACCTTTGTTGACCTTCGTATGCGTTTGGCTCGTTTTTATCGACAGATAGGTAATCTTGATCAAGCTCGAGCGGAACTTGAAAAGGCAATCAGCATGCAATCGAGCTATTTACAGGCGCGAGTTGCATTGGGGGTAGTGTTGTTGGCTCAAGGTTTAGATAAAGAAGCGGCTTCGCAATGGAATACCGTTTTGGAGTACGATTCCGAGAACAAGACAGCCAAAGCCTTCTTGAAGCTGCTTGAACGTCGAAGCCAAATGCCCCCGGCATGCTGA
- the bamD gene encoding outer membrane protein assembly factor BamD has product MMRFIRLGCFAAIVCALCFACGSAPPSTNLSYGDKAKQAYEVAMNDFRDENCVDAEAQFRNIRRKYSYSRYAALAELRLADCMFTEDKFVEAIQAYRDFLRARPSHTEVPYAEFKIAEAYYKQIPEGWILSPPAYQRDQGPTRRALEQLRHYMMNYSNHDRLQDAKTMQRKALALLAQHELSVAEFYLSRDQPRAAIGRLQTVLNAYQGSGLEARAMFALAKTLLSLKEKSKAKETFTVLLQRYPKTEYAEQARSYLIELH; this is encoded by the coding sequence ATGATGCGTTTTATCCGTTTGGGCTGCTTTGCAGCGATCGTGTGTGCTTTGTGTTTTGCTTGCGGTTCTGCTCCGCCCAGTACTAACTTAAGCTATGGTGATAAGGCGAAACAAGCCTATGAAGTCGCCATGAATGACTTTAGAGACGAGAACTGTGTTGATGCGGAGGCTCAATTTCGGAATATACGACGTAAATATTCCTACAGTCGTTATGCAGCGCTTGCAGAGTTACGGCTTGCAGACTGCATGTTCACAGAAGATAAATTTGTCGAAGCTATCCAAGCTTATCGTGATTTTCTAAGAGCACGACCCTCTCATACGGAAGTGCCCTACGCTGAATTCAAGATTGCCGAAGCGTACTATAAACAAATTCCAGAAGGCTGGATTCTTTCTCCGCCCGCGTATCAGCGTGACCAAGGGCCAACACGACGCGCCCTTGAGCAGCTTCGCCACTACATGATGAATTACTCGAATCACGATCGCCTTCAAGATGCCAAAACGATGCAACGAAAAGCGCTCGCCTTATTGGCACAACACGAGCTTTCTGTTGCTGAGTTTTATCTCAGTCGAGACCAGCCACGAGCTGCGATTGGTCGCCTTCAGACAGTACTCAATGCCTACCAAGGTAGTGGCCTTGAGGCGCGTGCGATGTTCGCTTTGGCAAAAACACTGCTTAGCCTAAAAGAAAAAAGCAAAGCCAAAGAGACTTTTACTGTACTGCTGCAGCGGTATCCTAAAACGGAATACGCGGAGCAAGCGCGAAGCTATCTTATAGAGCTGCATTAG
- a CDS encoding CBS domain-containing protein: MSQTTVADIMSKGVVSLSAEEEIGLASEVMELGRIRHLPVVKGGRLLGLVTHRDLLIAQAHLLTHLGSENDETTYVSATAADIMTTGIRTVHPDTPAVQAAEILVDHKIGCLPVIEDERLVGIVTEADFLKWTIRELQKNESP, translated from the coding sequence ATGAGTCAAACGACCGTTGCCGATATTATGTCTAAAGGCGTGGTATCGCTTAGCGCAGAAGAAGAAATCGGCCTTGCTTCGGAAGTTATGGAACTGGGTCGCATACGACATCTTCCTGTAGTTAAAGGAGGTCGATTGCTTGGACTTGTCACGCACCGCGATCTCCTCATCGCGCAAGCCCACTTGCTCACCCATCTTGGTTCTGAAAACGACGAAACAACCTATGTCTCAGCAACAGCAGCAGACATCATGACCACTGGAATCCGAACCGTGCATCCAGACACTCCCGCTGTGCAAGCTGCAGAAATTCTCGTCGATCATAAAATCGGCTGTCTTCCAGTTATCGAAGATGAGCGTTTGGTAGGCATTGTAACCGAGGCCGATTTTCTCAAATGGACAATTCGTGAGCTTCAGAAAAACGAGTCGCCATGA